The Paenibacillus sp. RUD330 genome has a segment encoding these proteins:
- a CDS encoding extracellular solute-binding protein yields MSKGLRALGVLALVLAAASGCGSGVGGLPRDTGVQDSERTIHYVSSMLETQGSARIIGELASEYGGKHPEVRYSFENVNTSDLLQKIQLLAASNDLPELFSFESGKPLEELADHGFVVDLEQAFKELGLYDRLNPAAVKLLKSMVGGKGLYALPLEMNIEGFWYNKRIFESCGLREPRTWTELMESADVLQRHGVQPFALAGAEKWPITRLINGYVIRLYGSAIMQRVSRGEVRVTEPGFIEAAGVVQGMALKGYLGDHVNTTDLNEAAAMFLNGKAAMFYSGSWSLRDFNDPTANAIGPKAIGLFNIPLVEGGAGTEEDWLLHAGLTTSFSAAAYDDKMKGWMKSVFRDYGDRAIHEMGYLPGFKVDRMPDELPPLTKMVQQKIDGVKNGTLWFEALFDPEAQTVAWNNAQLLVSNEDFTPSMYMEELQQVLDKQKKE; encoded by the coding sequence ATGAGTAAAGGGCTGCGCGCGCTGGGCGTTCTGGCGCTCGTACTTGCCGCAGCCAGCGGCTGCGGCTCCGGGGTCGGCGGGCTGCCCCGCGATACGGGCGTCCAGGATTCGGAGCGGACCATCCATTACGTGTCGTCGATGCTGGAGACGCAAGGCAGCGCCAGGATTATCGGCGAGCTGGCCTCCGAGTACGGAGGGAAGCATCCGGAGGTCCGCTATTCCTTCGAGAACGTCAATACCTCCGATCTGCTTCAGAAAATCCAGCTGCTCGCGGCGAGCAACGATCTGCCCGAGCTGTTCTCCTTCGAATCGGGCAAGCCGCTGGAGGAGCTGGCCGATCACGGCTTTGTCGTCGATCTGGAGCAGGCCTTCAAGGAGCTCGGCCTGTACGACAGGCTGAATCCGGCCGCGGTGAAGCTGCTGAAGTCGATGGTCGGTGGCAAAGGCCTCTATGCCCTGCCGCTGGAGATGAATATCGAGGGCTTCTGGTACAACAAGCGGATCTTCGAGTCCTGCGGCTTGCGCGAGCCGCGGACCTGGACCGAGCTGATGGAGTCCGCCGACGTCCTCCAGCGCCATGGCGTCCAGCCCTTCGCGCTTGCCGGGGCGGAGAAATGGCCGATCACGAGGCTGATCAACGGGTATGTCATCCGCTTGTACGGCTCGGCGATCATGCAGCGCGTGAGCCGGGGAGAGGTCCGGGTGACGGAGCCCGGCTTCATCGAGGCGGCCGGCGTCGTGCAAGGCATGGCGCTCAAGGGCTATCTGGGAGATCACGTCAATACGACCGATCTGAACGAAGCCGCCGCGATGTTCCTGAACGGAAAGGCGGCCATGTTCTACTCGGGCAGCTGGAGTCTGCGGGACTTCAACGATCCTACCGCGAATGCGATCGGTCCGAAAGCTATCGGCCTGTTCAACATTCCGCTCGTCGAGGGAGGTGCCGGAACGGAAGAGGACTGGCTGCTGCATGCCGGACTGACGACCTCCTTCTCGGCTGCCGCTTACGACGATAAGATGAAGGGCTGGATGAAGTCGGTATTCCGCGATTACGGCGACCGCGCTATCCATGAAATGGGCTATTTGCCCGGCTTCAAGGTCGACCGCATGCCGGATGAGCTGCCGCCGCTGACCAAAATGGTGCAGCAGAAAATAGACGGCGTCAAAAACGGCACGCTGTGGTTCGAGGCGCTGTTCGATCCAGAGGCTCAGACGGTCGCCTGGAACAACGCCCAGTTGCTCGTCTCCAACGAGGACTTCACGCCGTCGATGTATATGGAGGAGCTGCAGCAGGTGCTCGACAAGCAGAAGAAGGAATGA
- a CDS encoding response regulator, translating into MLRALLFDDEYIVLQGLKAMIDWSRCGVELAGTAANGIEALELFRRLRPDIVMTDIRMPGLDGLQLIEIILREAPDTICIVFSGFNEFEYVMRAMKLGVVDYLEKPVTIGKIEEALQRTMNKIGQQQEYQELKSRLEANREELLAKTTLDLLFLGGEAEDKWRQSFGSDADEVVGVTVLVFPGRPEAAPAHPSYRMVELKIGTEWVMAFFHFELPGDFLWEQLSELSAGMQETFGSGQTYGSPADAGKSFKEALRALRCGRFLEEKGWTRIEDVGETYPHPGGLSDREEAILFYMRTADKEGLLQQLEAFGQWMESERLDPEAAEQEVLKMAYVGMQSVAETAADTARMGTLSKIQHRELGGMHSRETMLLWLRRHLEAWIDWTAAARSSTRHSAVEKAQVYIESNYHRDLTLQEVADHVGMNATYFSLLFKEKTGLSYIKHVTRLRLEKAKALLRRGGRVHEVSEKVGYYKYRHFTEIFKKHYGCTPSQYRERHGCMPGQEEAQGDE; encoded by the coding sequence ATGCTGCGAGCCCTATTGTTCGACGACGAGTATATCGTTCTGCAAGGATTGAAGGCGATGATCGATTGGAGCCGCTGCGGCGTGGAGCTCGCGGGAACGGCCGCGAACGGGATCGAGGCGCTGGAGCTGTTCCGGAGACTGCGCCCGGACATCGTTATGACGGACATCCGGATGCCGGGACTCGACGGTCTGCAGCTCATCGAGATCATCCTGCGGGAAGCGCCGGATACGATCTGCATCGTCTTCAGCGGATTCAATGAATTCGAGTACGTGATGAGGGCGATGAAGCTCGGCGTCGTCGATTATTTGGAGAAGCCGGTTACGATCGGGAAGATCGAGGAAGCGCTGCAGCGGACGATGAACAAAATCGGACAGCAGCAGGAATATCAGGAGCTCAAGAGCAGGCTGGAGGCGAACCGGGAGGAGCTGCTAGCCAAAACGACGCTGGATCTGCTCTTCCTTGGCGGGGAGGCGGAGGACAAGTGGAGGCAAAGCTTCGGAAGCGACGCGGACGAAGTCGTCGGCGTGACGGTGCTTGTGTTCCCGGGCCGGCCCGAGGCTGCGCCCGCCCATCCGTCTTACCGGATGGTCGAGCTCAAGATCGGGACGGAATGGGTGATGGCCTTCTTTCACTTCGAGCTGCCGGGAGACTTTCTGTGGGAGCAGCTGTCCGAGCTGTCCGCCGGCATGCAGGAGACATTCGGCTCCGGGCAGACGTATGGCTCGCCCGCCGATGCCGGCAAGAGCTTCAAGGAGGCGCTGCGGGCGCTGCGTTGCGGCAGGTTTCTGGAGGAGAAGGGCTGGACGCGGATCGAGGATGTCGGCGAGACCTATCCCCATCCCGGCGGCCTGTCCGACCGCGAGGAAGCGATTCTGTTCTATATGAGGACGGCGGATAAAGAAGGGCTGCTGCAGCAGCTGGAAGCATTCGGCCAATGGATGGAGAGCGAGCGGCTCGATCCGGAGGCTGCCGAGCAGGAAGTGCTCAAGATGGCGTATGTCGGCATGCAGTCAGTCGCGGAGACGGCAGCCGATACGGCCCGGATGGGGACCCTGTCCAAAATCCAGCATCGGGAGCTCGGGGGCATGCACAGCAGGGAAACGATGCTGCTGTGGCTGCGGCGGCATCTGGAGGCGTGGATCGACTGGACGGCCGCGGCCCGGAGCTCGACCAGGCACTCCGCAGTGGAGAAGGCGCAGGTTTATATCGAGTCCAACTATCATCGGGATCTGACCTTGCAGGAGGTCGCCGACCATGTCGGCATGAACGCGACCTACTTCAGCCTTCTGTTCAAGGAGAAGACGGGCCTCTCCTACATCAAGCACGTGACCAGGCTCAGGCTGGAGAAGGCCAAGGCTCTGCTTCGGCGCGGGGGGCGGGTCCACGAGGTCAGCGAGAAGGTCGGCTATTACAAATACCGGCATTTTACGGAGATCTTCAAAAAGCACTACGGCTGCACGCCGAGCCAGTACCGGGAACGGCATGGATGCATGCCCGGACAAGAGGAGGCGCAAGGCGATGAGTAA
- a CDS encoding carbohydrate ABC transporter permease, producing MTAKRRNPILLESVAVLLSIAIFWVPFYFVLINSFKNRAESSLLTIDWPSSLHILDNYKEVLTAQDGMVVRAFLNSSVITLLSIALIIVICAMAGYVLQRRTDRWSGPINFLVLAGLMIPPAIVPTIWVLDSIHLFKTISGIVLIEAALGISFSTILYRGFMATIPREIDEAAVMDGCGSLRLFFQMVFPLLMPVTSTVIVLSAVSIYNDFVNPLYFLPGAKNATIQLTLYNFTSMYNTSWNLLFADIILISIPPLILFIFFNKRIVAGMTAGAVKG from the coding sequence GTGACCGCCAAACGAAGAAACCCCATCCTCCTCGAATCCGTCGCCGTCCTGCTCTCCATCGCCATATTCTGGGTACCCTTCTATTTCGTCCTCATCAACTCGTTCAAGAACCGCGCCGAGTCCTCGCTGCTCACGATCGACTGGCCGAGCTCCCTGCACATCCTCGACAACTACAAGGAGGTGCTGACCGCGCAGGACGGCATGGTCGTGCGAGCATTCCTCAACAGCTCCGTCATCACGCTGCTGTCGATCGCGCTCATCATCGTCATCTGCGCGATGGCAGGCTATGTCCTGCAGCGGCGGACGGACCGCTGGTCCGGACCGATCAACTTCCTCGTCCTCGCCGGACTGATGATTCCGCCCGCCATCGTGCCGACGATCTGGGTGCTCGATTCCATCCACCTGTTCAAGACGATCAGCGGCATCGTCCTCATCGAGGCGGCGCTCGGCATCTCCTTCTCCACCATTCTGTACCGGGGCTTCATGGCGACGATTCCAAGAGAGATCGACGAGGCCGCCGTCATGGACGGCTGCGGCAGCCTCCGCCTGTTTTTCCAGATGGTCTTCCCGCTGCTCATGCCCGTGACGTCCACCGTCATCGTGCTGTCCGCGGTGAGCATCTACAACGATTTCGTCAATCCGCTCTATTTCCTGCCTGGCGCCAAAAACGCCACGATCCAGCTCACGCTGTACAATTTCACGAGCATGTACAACACCTCCTGGAATCTTCTCTTCGCGGATATCATTCTGATCTCGATTCCGCCGCTGATTCTGTTCATCTTCTTCAACAAGCGGATCGTGGCGGGCATGACGGCCGGCGCGGTCAAAGGATAA
- a CDS encoding sensor histidine kinase: protein MLSSLRRKLQRFKPRRLRTRILIALIMLSVPPLLILGTISSNISKDTIVRNHLANNAHNLKTASEVADLLLRNAINMHRLILANEQLRSELKASSAGERVLDVRTASRLQNVVVTNLIDTRHISSICLFDMGFHSACYGSTDANAGIYAFASSRALIPSSPWYKEAAAAKGKEVFFSYNVLQGTYSGQAFSSVKLIRDPYTFQDIGLLVINLKKTMFSAVMNDDQDSGFLVVDPADRHQLNLVYAQDAGLATGVERNESEASLLQRLRGDGYLSIGYRNETTGWTFLHVVKSGSLLKDANRITAATSVIAASIAAIAVILSLILSGSIIRPLLLIKKMMIDWSKGSGSQHQGASFEEDEIGAIGETFKRISSENEQLEKRLVHSRLKEREAELRTLQSQIKPHFLYNTLDSIYWMAVLQKNDDIAQMAVALSESFKLSLNKGKETIPVFKELKHIEHYITIQNLRFNNRFRYVENVAPALMPLEIMKLMLQPLVENAIYHGLEPKMGSGTVELRGSIEYGHVLFAVTDDGIGMEDLSAIKQGYGIGNVRERLKLYYGPGSSFAVISEAGRGTCIEIRFPWPARSKEA from the coding sequence ATGCTTTCTTCGCTCCGTAGAAAACTGCAGCGCTTCAAGCCGCGCAGGCTGAGAACCCGAATCCTGATCGCCCTGATCATGCTGTCGGTTCCGCCTCTGCTCATACTCGGCACGATCTCGTCCAACATATCGAAGGACACGATCGTCCGCAACCATCTGGCCAACAACGCCCATAATCTGAAAACAGCCAGCGAGGTGGCTGATCTGCTGCTGCGCAACGCGATCAACATGCACAGGCTGATTCTTGCCAACGAGCAGCTCCGCTCGGAGCTCAAGGCGAGCTCGGCGGGAGAACGGGTCCTCGATGTCCGGACGGCGTCTAGGCTGCAGAACGTCGTCGTGACCAATCTCATCGACACCCGTCACATCTCCTCCATCTGCCTGTTCGATATGGGCTTCCATTCCGCTTGTTACGGCAGCACCGATGCCAATGCCGGCATCTACGCCTTCGCTTCCAGCCGAGCGCTGATTCCAAGCAGCCCCTGGTACAAGGAAGCGGCCGCCGCAAAGGGAAAGGAAGTGTTTTTCAGCTACAACGTGCTTCAGGGAACCTACAGCGGACAAGCCTTCTCGAGCGTCAAGCTGATCCGCGATCCCTATACGTTCCAGGACATTGGACTGCTCGTCATCAACTTGAAGAAAACGATGTTCAGCGCCGTCATGAACGACGATCAGGACAGCGGCTTTCTTGTCGTCGACCCTGCGGACCGCCACCAGCTGAACCTGGTCTACGCCCAGGATGCCGGCCTTGCGACCGGCGTGGAGCGGAATGAAAGCGAAGCTTCCCTGCTGCAGCGGCTGCGGGGCGACGGATACCTGTCGATCGGATACCGCAACGAGACGACGGGATGGACGTTCCTGCATGTCGTCAAGTCCGGCTCCCTGCTCAAGGACGCCAACCGCATCACCGCCGCGACGTCGGTCATCGCCGCATCCATCGCCGCCATCGCGGTCATCCTGTCGCTGATTCTGTCGGGGAGCATCATCCGTCCGCTGCTGCTGATCAAGAAAATGATGATCGATTGGTCGAAAGGATCCGGCAGCCAGCATCAGGGCGCTTCGTTCGAGGAGGACGAAATCGGCGCGATCGGGGAAACGTTCAAGCGGATTTCCTCCGAAAACGAGCAGCTGGAGAAGAGGCTGGTACACTCCCGGCTCAAGGAAAGGGAAGCCGAGCTGAGAACGTTGCAATCCCAGATCAAGCCGCATTTTCTGTACAATACGCTGGATTCGATCTACTGGATGGCGGTGCTTCAAAAAAACGACGACATCGCGCAGATGGCGGTCGCGCTCTCGGAAAGTTTCAAGCTCAGCTTGAACAAAGGGAAGGAAACGATTCCGGTGTTCAAGGAGCTGAAGCATATCGAGCATTACATCACGATCCAGAACCTGCGTTTCAACAACCGGTTCCGTTATGTCGAGAATGTCGCGCCGGCGCTCATGCCGCTGGAAATCATGAAGCTGATGCTCCAGCCGCTCGTGGAGAACGCCATCTATCACGGACTGGAGCCCAAAATGGGGAGCGGAACGGTGGAGCTGCGGGGCAGCATCGAGTACGGCCATGTCCTGTTCGCCGTGACCGACGACGGCATCGGCATGGAGGATCTGTCGGCCATCAAGCAGGGCTACGGAATCGGCAACGTCAGAGAGCGGCTGAAGCTCTATTACGGTCCCGGTAGCTCGTTTGCGGTCATTAGCGAAGCCGGGCGGGGAACATGCATCGAGATCAGATTTCCATGGCCGGCAAGATCAAAGGAGGCATGA